A stretch of Triticum aestivum cultivar Chinese Spring chromosome 1D, IWGSC CS RefSeq v2.1, whole genome shotgun sequence DNA encodes these proteins:
- the LOC123162032 gene encoding dirigent protein 2, with amino-acid sequence MDTPLPETYPTQCCLPCEKELNLMLYLHQVVGPNANQKTTIPTKPGESLFGITAVNNWAIVDAPDFKAKVVGHAQGIHVMADQPSVGYYNSFNLAFVEGSFKGATLQVMGIFNPVGEWAIIGGTGELTMARGTIKYKILQESAGIESIRELNIRAFYTPPSALVVKGA; translated from the exons CATACCCTACTCAATGTTGCCTACCCTGTGAAAAGGAGCTAAACTTGATGTTGTACTTGCACCAAGTCGTAGGACCAAACGCCAATCAAAAGACAACAATACCAACAAAACCCGGTGAGAGTTTGTTTGGTATCACTGCTGTTAATAACTGGGCCATAGTTGATGCCCCAGATTTCAAAGCAAAGGTCGTTGGTCATGCACAAGGCATTCATGTCATGGCTGATCAACCAAGTGTTGGCTATTACAATTCTTTCAACCTTGCGTTTGTGGAGGGAAG CTTCAAGGGAGCGACTCTTCAGGTGATGGGGATTTTTAATCCCGTGGGGGAATGGGCCATTATCGGTGGAACTGGAGAACTTACTATGGCACGTGGTACTATCAAATACAAAATACTCCAGGAGTCTGCTGGCATTGAGAGTATTCGGGAACTGAATATTCGCGCATTCTACACGCCCCCAAGCGCACTAGTT GTCAAGGGCGCATGA